Within the Streptomyces sp. NBC_00554 genome, the region CGTTTCGGTGAACGTGGGTTATGCCCCCCACAGCGCCGATGACGTCGCCGGTCTGATCGCAAGCTGGCGGGAGCGGATCGCGACGGATGACCGTTTGCGGCCGGCTGTGAGCGTCGACGACGTCGAAGCCGCTGGTCGTGCCTGTGACGTGGCAGTGGCCTTCGACCTGGAGGATTCCGGTCCGCTCGATGGGCAGTTGGACCGAGTGCGCCACTTCTACGATCTCGGCGTCCGCACGATGCTGCCGAGCTACAACAACCGCAACGCGGCCGGCGGCGGCTGCCTGGACGAAGTCGACGATGGCCTCACCGCCTACGGCCGTGCGCTGATACGGGAGATGAACACCGTCGGCATGGTGGCGGACGGATCCCACTGCGGCGCCCGTACCGGGCTGGACATGTGCGAGGTTTCCGAGCAGCCGATGATCTACAGCCACTCCTGCATGCGCTCGGTGTGGGACCACCCCCGCAACATCACCGACGAACAGGCCAAGGAGTGCGCCGCCACGGGCGGAGTCATCGGCATCACCGGTGTCGGAATCTTCCTCGGCCCCAACGACGCCACCATCGACGCACTCGTACGGCACATCGACTACGCCGTCGACCTCGTCGGTCCGGAACACGTCGGAGTGTCGACCGACTACCCGTTCGACCACGAGGACTTCAACGCGATGCTCGAACAGAGTCCGGAGCTGTTCCCCGACTGCTACACCCGCTGGGGGCCGATCAACTTCATGCCCCCGGTGGGCCTGCTGACCGTCGAAGACGCACTTCTTGCCCGGGGATACCCCGACAATGCCGTCGCCGCGATCCTTGGCGGCAACTTCCGCCGCGTCGCCGAACTGGTGTGGCAGTAGCTCGACCAGCAGCCGGTGTCAGTTCTCATCGACATTTCCTGACCCTGTGATCACCAAGTGCTGATCGCCCGTAATTTCGGGATCGACGACGCTCGGCTGCATGCGCTCGGTTATGGGTGACTGTCGGCCGTGCGGGAGCGGGTACGGGTGACGTTCGTCCCGTTCCCCCGGTCGCTCTTGGGGTGCGCGTGTCTTCTTGTGGGCGGGGGGAGTTGGGCAGGGGGACTCCCCGACCCGCCCTCGGAGGTGGCTGCCCGTGCGCGCCTTGTACGTACCCGTCCGTCTGGCCGCCACGGTCATGGCCGTCGCCGCGGCCGCCGGCTGTATGAGCGTGGGTGACGACGGGGACCGGCCCGCGCCGTCGCATTCGGCGGGGCATCGGGGCGGGGAGGCGCCCGACGGGGGGACCGGGGTGAGTGGGGGTGGTTCCGGGTTCCATGGGGCGAAGGGGGCCAAGGGGGACGGTGGTTCGCCGAAGCCCGGTGAGTCCGTGTCCGGGTCGGCGTCCCCGACAGCGTCG harbors:
- a CDS encoding dipeptidase, encoding MNVGYAPHSADDVAGLIASWRERIATDDRLRPAVSVDDVEAAGRACDVAVAFDLEDSGPLDGQLDRVRHFYDLGVRTMLPSYNNRNAAGGGCLDEVDDGLTAYGRALIREMNTVGMVADGSHCGARTGLDMCEVSEQPMIYSHSCMRSVWDHPRNITDEQAKECAATGGVIGITGVGIFLGPNDATIDALVRHIDYAVDLVGPEHVGVSTDYPFDHEDFNAMLEQSPELFPDCYTRWGPINFMPPVGLLTVEDALLARGYPDNAVAAILGGNFRRVAELVWQ